The window ACTTTCCTGTATAGAAGCTAACTCACTGCCGCTTTTATGCTCCCTAGTCCCCCTTTAAACCTGCTTCACAGTCTGTAGTTTACCAGTCAATTAGTCTGCCCAGAGTGTAACTTGCTCAGATCTAAAGTGTAATACTATTGTTATATAAAACCAGACCATAGACTATGACTagccagagagggagaaagagggagtgttTGAAGTATTGTTCATTTGTAATCAGTCTTCTtgtgaaataaatacattttatttaaattATTGATTAATGGTGTCTTAAAAGTTTGTTTTATCCCATGGTTATGGTGTAAATGACGAAGCGGATGATGATATGGAGACAGGTAACGTTATTTCCATTACATCTGATTCTCTTCTAGCGGAACGACAATAGAATTCAGGGAAATGCCATTTGTGTGACGTTGCTTAGTGAGAGTATAAAGTCTGGCGAGAGCCTGGTGAGGCGGAAATACGGTTGATGACAGCGATCCTCCTTCCGTCTGTACGTGGAGAAAGCAGTCTGATCGCTGGGAGGGTGAGCTTTTTGTTAACTTTTTCCTACCTAGAATATGCGATTTATTTTTCTTCAACTCGAACTATTCTTGAATAAGCGTGTCAAGCTTCGGTTTTACAGACTGAGTGAATGGATCGATGCGGGTTGAGCCACTGATGTTGTTCGCTGCCTTGGTTTCTCTGGTCCTTTGTGTCAATCAGTACTACGCTAGTTAGCTATCAGCTGCTAGCCAGAAATGTCTAACGTTCGCGAGAAGCCCTGCTTACTCATCCAAACCATGACTGGTTATCTATTTTCCAATGTTGATGTTGACAAGAAAATGATAAACAATCCAACCACTTAACGTTAGCTGGATAGATAATTTAGCTCGCTAGATTGCGATGCATGTATGTGTGACTTGCCTTCGATTTGACAGTCAAGCTAGCTACCAAGTACAAATATGTCAATTTTCTAGTCAATTCAGTTTGCTTTATACGGTACTGTAGTTGGCTAACGTATTAGTTCTAGCTACAACCTTGTTTCTTTCATGACACGTGCTGAATTAATCCAGACTTCAAGGGCTCTTAAATTAGACTTGACTGGCTTGCTCACATAGCcagttatttagctagctagttaaaaaGCTAACTAGCCAACTGTTTACCGTTCTATTTACAGATTAGTTCAAGCAGGTCCAAGACTAGACATCAGTGTTAACCTCAAGTCACCGTGCTGCTTGCATCATATTGCTATGTGGTCTATGCAGCTCATTGGGAAACGTAGCTTTGCTTTCAGTCTTGAGTACAAGCCTCTTCTTGGTATTGCACAGAGGATGTCACCTCTTTGGGATTAGATTGACGTTGTTTCCAATAGACCATGTTGGGTGGGTTGTGGAAAGAAGCCTGCTGTATAATGTATTTCCTTTTAGGCATAACAATATGAATATTGATAATGTTTATTGATAATATTGATAATGTCTAGCCCCTGTAGTGTGGGCTGTGAGAAATGAACTGCATGTGATAATGTATTGATAGTGTTTCCTGTATTTATAATATCGTCCTGTTTGTGGGGGAAAAACTGTAGCAGAGGCCCATTCTGATATATAGGCTATAGATAATGTATTAACTATGTCTTCCTGTAGACCATGTCATGCGGGCTGTGGAAAGAAACCCTGGCTATAGCAGAGGACTACTTGTCTGTCTGCAGTATTATCCCTGCCAGTGGGTCCCGGAAAGCCCCGCCCGGTCCTCCTCCCAGCGACTCGGCTGCAGCCATGCGGCGCCAGGCCCGGGACATGGAGGCCAAGCACCGGGCCCGCTTCCATGCCATGGCACACAGCTTCCTGTGCCAATGCGGGCCGGACCCCTGCGCCTGTCTGAGGAGGGTGAtggaggagctggtgggagacggACAGATGAACTGGGGGAGGGTGGTCTCTCTGTTCACCTTCACTGGTGTGCTGGTCAGAGAACTACAGGGAGAGGACATGGACCAGGGGCTGGGTAATGGCATGGGGCTGGGGGGGAAGGAGAGCTGCAGGGCGCTGGCGGAGACCATAGCAGACtacctaggagaggagaagagtgactGGATGCTGGAGAACAAAGGCTGGGTAGGTTTGAGCAGTGAGCATCACACACACGTGCTTATGGAcacatgtgcacgcacacacaggctcATTTACTAAGCTGATGGGAATCTGGGCTCATATCAGCAGCACTAGTTCTCTGTCAAGCTAAGAGAAACAGTTGGACAATGACACCTTCTATTGTCATTAATGTCTGTGATTCAGACACCTTGTGGCTTCTTGCTATGTGGCTGCTGTTTGCTGTGTTAGTCAGTTAGTGGCATGAGCCAAGAAtgtctgaactgtgtgtgtgctaccaaCACAATGTTCAGGTCTAACCCAAGAATGACTGCTTAAAACACAGGATTTTTATGGTACAAGAAATGGGACAGTTtccggacacagattaagtctAGGGGCGAAGGTAGCCCCGTGGttaagaacgttgggccagtaacgggAAGGTCGCTGGTTTAAATCCCAGAGaggactaggtgaaaaatctgtcgatgtccccttgagcaaggcacttaaccttaattcctcctgtaaatcgctctggataagagggtcAACTAAATGACTTAAATTACTGGAAGATTTTCAATGTAGTTCTGGATTAAAGAGCAAGCTCAATGGAGAATTCCCATTTGAAAATGattgtctgggaaactggccctaaATTTGCCTTTTTAATGCTTATTAGAAATGGGTGTTTGACTTGTAatgtgttacatgtcagtaggcTGTTGTCACAGTAGATTTATAAATGTATAACTCTTGAGTCAATACAGAGTGATTTTACTGTGGTGTGGACTATAAACCCTGGTTGTCTGAGAGGTCAAAGATCTACCTGTCACTTTAAAGAGGGTTTGTACAAGGTTGACACAGCCAGTATAGTCATATAAAGTGGATCAGGGGTAGTGAGGTTACTGGTGTACTCCAAAACAACATAGGACTGTAGTGCTGGGGTAGCAACAACACAGCTGCAGCTCAATTTGTTGACTGCTTTTGTGAATtaaccacacacacctcccctctAGCCAGCTGGTCCCAACAGCCGTATGTACTGTCTCTAACGTAACAGTCTAGTGACCGCCAAGCACACAACAATCATTAATACTCAAAATCTAGTCTGGATTAGTACAACAAATAGACTGATGAACACAACCAGCTGGGTCTGGATCAGAACAACAAATAGACTGATAAACACAACCAGCTGGGTCTGGATCAGAACAACAAATAGACTGATGGACACAACCAGCTGGGTCTGGATCAGAACAACAAATAGACTGATGGACACAACCAGCTGGGTCTGGATCAGAACAACAAATAGAATGATGAACACAACCAGCTGGGTCTGGATCAGAACAACAGACTGAACACAACCAGCTGGGTCTGGATCAGAACAACAAATAGACTGATTAACACAACCAACTGGGTCTGGATCAGAACAACAAATGGACTGATGAACACAACCAGCTGGGTCTGGATCAGAACAACAAATAGACTGCTGAACACAACCAGCTGGGTCTGGATCAGAACAACAAATAGACTGATAAACACAACCAGCTGGGTCTGGATCAGAACAACAAATAGACTGATGGACACAACCAGCTGGGTCTGGATCAGAACAACAAATAGACTGATGGACACAACCAGCTGGGTCTGGATCAGAACAACAAATAGACTGATGAACACAACCACATTTTCAAATTTGCCTTACTAATCACGACACAGGTCTGTTATAGCAGGGACTGTCCGCAGGCAGCTGTCTCTCGGTCTGAAAACTGAGAGGAAATGGGGCTTTTTGAGCAGTATTGAACTAAGTTTCTTGACTTCCTTATTTTGATCTCTAGCCTGGTCCTTTGATACACCATTGTGACCTGAATAAGTGTTCAATAATATATGGATCTAACCCTAATCCTCTCTCTTCTAGGAGGGCTTCtgtaagttcttccacacagcaAGAGAGGTGAACCAGGACTCGTCCATGAAGACTgccctgtttgctgctgctgGCGTGGGCATCGCAGGGTTAACCTTCCTCCTGGTCCGCTAACACACAAGCCCTGCTGCATCATCAGTCTCCTTTCAAAGGGGTGGCAGTGTGGTAGGTCTTCAATGGGTTAAATGGTGTCACAACAGGGGCAAAACACTGTCTTGAAAatgaggggtggggggagagacTAACTTAGGGCCAAAATATCTTTTTTGAATAGTGGATGGGACATGTCCCCCTTCACCCCCATGTGTCACACTGAAGCAGGATTTCATTACATGGTTTAGTTTCATTCATCAACTGAATGTTTACACATCTTTCAGCCCGCAGTAAAACCTTCAACTATTACAACTCTATTATTCAGTCGTACCTAGAGATTGTACCACAACAAACGAAAGGCCTTCTGAAATGATGGAATATGTCATATTATTAGTTTGCATATCTTTCCGCTGTTATGTTATTAAAATATAGTATTTTGTCAAAGCGAGCGCACAGGGACCACATGTTGTGTTGACCACAACTGGACTACTATAGTTGGTTGCATTTTGTTTGACCGGGCAGCTACAAAGATGACCATTTAGATGTCGATGGCTCCTTCATCCCTATATCAGGGCTATTCAAATCCAAGCCTGACCTTCTGAAGTAGTCCTGCTTTTCTGTTATACCTGATCATTAATTGCACCCAACTGGTGTCTCAGGTCTAAAGCCGTCCCTGGTAAGAGGGGAGGAATGAAAATCAACAGTGGAACTGGCTTGTAGGTCCAGATTTCAATATCCCTGACCTATATAGAAatggggtggcatttgggaccAACCCCATCATTTTGTCCACTGCTTAGTGTCCTGACTTGTTTTTATTAATGTCCCTCTTGCCTTTCTACTTCAAGTAATGTGTGTGTGGCAAGAATATTTTTTAGTGTAATAAACATACAttaatatattatatttatatgaAATAAAAATGTTAACAGTGGCCATCTTTGCATTGCCACTTGGCAGATTtcattgttattttgtagtttttacctttctctctgtctcgtcaTGTTAGACATCCATTTCTGGTTTATAAAAACAGGGTTCTTCTACTCCAGGCCCGGAGGTCCACATTACTGGCCGATTCTTTTCTACCTGCTAATTGATTGATTGGCCAGAGTACATGGGTCCCGTCTCTGGTTTTCATTATCTCAGACGTGTTCAGGTCCTCCAGGCCTGCAGTTAAATATCCTTGGTCTATCTGTGTATGTTTATCTCTGTGTCTGAGATGGTAGGTCATGTTTTTCAGGGCTTTACAGACAGTGGTGCTACAGTGTGAGATGATATTAAGCATGTCTGCATCACAAATGCACCCTGTTCCTTATAGTGCATGACTTATTTATTTGTCTTTTTCTAAATAAAAAGTTTCAGTCATGGagttacagtactgtctttttgtTAAGAGTGTGAGAGACTGCAGGATGGTAAAGACACTGATAGTCTAGGAGTCCTTTTGGTTTCACTTTGACTTCAGAACTCCTTTCTGGGTTCTTGTTACTGTCACTAGTGTTTATCAGCCTACACACTAGCCCCTCATCTCACCCACTCCTCCCCCATCACAGTCTTGCAGGCCTCGTGCTCCACATCTTGTCTCTTAGAATGAAAGTGCTGACTTGTATCCTGTCACCAATGCAGCTACAGCTATTCTCTACACACAGCTATTCTCTACACACAGCTATTCTCTACACACAGCTATTCTCTACACACAGCTATTCTCTACACACAGCTATTCTCTACACACAGCTATTCTCTACACACAGCTATTCTCTACACACAGCTATTCTCTACACACAGCTATTCTCTACACACAGCTATTCTCTACACACAGCTATTCTCTACACACAGCTATTCTCTACACACAGCTATTCTCTACACACAGCTATTCTCTACACACAGCTATTCTCTACACACAGCTATTCTCTACACACAGCTATTCTCTACACACAGCTATTCTCTACACACAGCTATTCTCTACACACAGCTATTCTCTACACACAGCTATTCTCTACACACAGCTATTCTCTACACACAGCTATTCTCTACACACAGCTATTC is drawn from Salvelinus fontinalis isolate EN_2023a chromosome 4, ASM2944872v1, whole genome shotgun sequence and contains these coding sequences:
- the LOC129854615 gene encoding anti-apoptotic protein NR13-like; translated protein: MTAILLPSVRGESSLIAGRTMSCGLWKETLAIAEDYLSVCSIIPASGSRKAPPGPPPSDSAAAMRRQARDMEAKHRARFHAMAHSFLCQCGPDPCACLRRVMEELVGDGQMNWGRVVSLFTFTGVLVRELQGEDMDQGLGNGMGLGGKESCRALAETIADYLGEEKSDWMLENKGWEGFCKFFHTAREVNQDSSMKTALFAAAGVGIAGLTFLLVR